The sequence CATCACCGCCGAAACGCCTGTGGCCCTGGCCCTGGTGGACCTGGGCCTGCCCGATGGCAATGGCATCGAGCTGATTGCCGAGCTGCGCAACGCCGACCCGGCCCTGGGCATTTTGGTGATTTCCGCCTGGAGCACCGAGGATGTGTTGCTGGGCGCGCTGCGCGCCGGCGCCACCGGCTATGTGCTCAAGGAGCGCGATGACCTCGAGGTCACCCTGTCCATACGCAGTGTGCTGCGTGGCGGGGCCCCCATAGACCCCTTTATTGCCCGCCGTATCATTGCCGAGCTGCGCCCCTCCGAGTCCCCCAAGGAACCCGAGGCTGCAGAAGCCACGCTCAGCACCCGCGAGGCCCAGATCCTGGGCCTGGTGGCCGAGGGCCTGGCCAACCGCGAAATTGCCGAGCAGCTCCACCTCTCCCGCTACACGGTCGAATGCCATATCAAGCACATCTACCGCAAGCTGGCCGTGTCGTCCCGCGTGCGCGCCATCAGCGAGGCCCGCTCACGCGGCCTGCTCGGCTGAACATGCTCTGGCGCTGGTGGCTATGGCTGCTGCTGTGCATGGCCTGGGCCGTACCCGCAGGGGCCCAGACGCCCGCCCAGCCTTCCTGCGCGCCGCGCATTCTGTCCGTCCACGCCCAGCCCACCACGGGTGAAGGTCCGCCCCCGGCCGATGCCAACGCCGGAGACTGGACCGCTGTGCAACTGCCGGACCAGTGGCAGCGCCGCTGGCCCGACCACGACGGCGCCGTCTGGTATCGCATGGATTGGCAACTGGACTGCCTGGACGCCGATGCCCCCATCGCCCTGGCGGTCGACTACATGGTCATGGCCGGTGCGGTCTACCTCAACCAGGACCTGCTGTGGCGCGACCAGCACCTGCAGGAGCCGCTGTCGCGCAGCTGGAACCTGCCGCGCTACGCGCTGCTGCCCACTTCCGCACTGCGCCCCGGGCTCAACCATATCTGGGTGCGGGTCCATGGGCTTGCCGCACAAACCCCCGGCCTGGGAGGCGTACACCTGGGTGACCCCACCACGCTGTACCAGCGCCATACACAGCGTTGGTGGAACCAGCGCACCTTGCCCATTGCCAATCTGATGGTTTCCGGCGTGCTGGGCACCTTGTTTCTGTGCGCCTGGCTGCTGCGCCGCTCCCACACTGTCTACGGCTGGTATGCCTTCAACTGT comes from Comamonas sp. GB3 AK4-5 and encodes:
- a CDS encoding LuxR C-terminal-related transcriptional regulator — protein: MSLFAHLTPDLTLPAPVLVVEDDAFIRQRLVRIMELLGYHDDALLLADTLAEARRITAETPVALALVDLGLPDGNGIELIAELRNADPALGILVISAWSTEDVLLGALRAGATGYVLKERDDLEVTLSIRSVLRGGAPIDPFIARRIIAELRPSESPKEPEAAEATLSTREAQILGLVAEGLANREIAEQLHLSRYTVECHIKHIYRKLAVSSRVRAISEARSRGLLG